In a single window of the Gloeocapsa sp. PCC 73106 genome:
- a CDS encoding acyl carrier protein: MAKENIQVGANASDTESTSKTPTEVQQWLKNYVAELMEVAPETIDIGIPFDRYGLDSSAAIGLTGDLEDWLGIELDPTLLYDYPTIKALTQYLTTTVIAK, translated from the coding sequence ATGGCCAAAGAAAACATCCAAGTAGGAGCAAACGCTTCAGACACAGAATCTACCAGCAAAACCCCAACAGAAGTGCAACAGTGGCTTAAAAACTACGTAGCCGAACTGATGGAAGTAGCGCCAGAAACCATAGATATAGGCATACCCTTCGATCGCTACGGATTAGACTCATCAGCAGCCATAGGATTAACAGGAGATCTAGAAGACTGGCTAGGTATAGAACTAGATCCCACACTACTCTACGACTATCCCACAATCAAAGCTTTGACCCAGTACCTAACGACCACAGTCATAGCCAAGTAA